A region of the Methylomagnum ishizawai genome:
CGGGGCCATCGGCTCGCGCTTGAACAACGCCAAACGGCGCGACCGGCTGGCGCGCTATTTCGAGCTTTCCGAGCAAGAGCTGGCCCGTCTGCGCGGGCCGGTGGGACTCGCCATCGGCAGCCGCACGCCGCCCGAGATCGCGCTGGCGATCCTCGCCGAGATGACGGCGGTCAAGAACGGGGTGGCCGTGCCGCTGCGGGACGCGGGCGCGGTTGCGGAACCGTGAGGTGGGCGGACGTTATGGAACCCATCGTCGGATTGCTGCTCGCCGCCGGTGACAGCCGCCGCTTCGGTGGCGATAAGCTGCTGCATCCGCTACCCGGCGGGGAAGCCATCGCCGCCGCGAGCGCGCGGCGCTTGGCGGCGGCGGTGGATCGCGCCATCGTCCTGGTCCGTCCCGGCCAACCGGCGTTGCGCGGGGCGCTCGCCCCGCTCGGGGTCGAAATCGTCGAGGTGGCGGACGCCGGGAACGGTATGGGCGCGACGCTGGCGGCCGGTGTACGGGCGGTACCCCAGGCCGGGGGCTGGTTGGTGGCCCTCGGCGACATGCCCTACCTCCGGGAGGAGACCCTGGGCGGTGTCGCCGCCGCGCTGCGTGCCGGGGCTGCCATCGCCGCGCCTTATCACGGGGGGCGGCGCGGCCATCCGGTGGGTTTCGCCAAACGGTGGTTCGATGCGCTGGCCGCGCTCTCGGGCGACGAAGGTGCCCGGAACCTGCTACGGACCCAGGGTGAGGCCATCGTCCGCTTGGAGGTGGATGACCCTGGTTGCCTGTTCGATGTGGATGTGCCGGGCGACCTGGAAAAGCCGGGGGATTTTGTCAGCTGCGGCGCGTCCATGGTGATTTCC
Encoded here:
- a CDS encoding nucleotidyltransferase family protein, which gives rise to MEPIVGLLLAAGDSRRFGGDKLLHPLPGGEAIAAASARRLAAAVDRAIVLVRPGQPALRGALAPLGVEIVEVADAGNGMGATLAAGVRAVPQAGGWLVALGDMPYLREETLGGVAAALRAGAAIAAPYHGGRRGHPVGFAKRWFDALAALSGDEGARNLLRTQGEAIVRLEVDDPGCLFDVDVPGDLEKPGDFVSCGASMVISSKGAAPNAGTKWR